In the Ipomoea triloba cultivar NCNSP0323 chromosome 6, ASM357664v1 genome, one interval contains:
- the LOC116023756 gene encoding uncharacterized protein LOC116023756 encodes MERMAEFMMAQQVQNQNQGQPRVDIAKSIANRQPPYYAGEKDPVILEEWIRTFDKLLNAVNCPTNQRVPSAVYYLTKAADNWWSTVGPDLLQDPGFGWEEFKVELRGQFYTERIKGIKCEEFLRLRQKGATIQEYHDQYVELMRFAQEIVPDEASKARRFVRGLDWSIRGMIAPFMCSTLKEAYDRASDHYQVYLDQQEVYGRSKRKANNKPQRFSAVNKKVNLGSFTPTTGMRREGTNWGNRSACRWCGRNHPGENCRGMKVKCYICGRLGHKSFECQGRVDSPQKPLQHENQERRFNGNNGQRPAGTEMRRTNFQPANLGRPMNTTPSSNHKGKQVIGESSTGNQGRIYVVNSAQAQAGDAVTGTFFINSVLGLVLFDTGATHSFISSTFADRLNLRPTIELDLNVKTASGIVVTCRYGYENITIEIAGVNCPGNLVRFELEGINVVLGMDWLNKYKAQIVCDERKVVLRGPKGKRIIYRGIDKQPEPRLLTTQRLKKYAHQGCEVYLCLVQGIEGEELEIDRIPIVREFPDVFPDDLTEMPPEREVEFTIDLIPGTSSISKAPYRMAPKEMEELKKKDGSLRLCIDYRELNRVTIKNKYPLPRIDDLFDQLKGAGVFSKIDLRSGYHQVRVAKEDVPKTAFRTRYGHYEFTVMPFGVTNAPGTFMDLMNRIFLPYLDKFVVAFIDDILVYSKTPEDHEKHLRIVLQTLREKKLFAKLSKCEFWKREVSFLGHIITEEGIAVDPAKIRAVIEWEAPKSITEIRSFLGLAGYYRRFVQDFSKIARPLTNLLKKTTKYNWSEECEQAFQELKKRLTTAPVLTLPVGTEGYELYTDASHKGLGCVLMQNGRVIAYASRQLKSHEVNYPTHDLELAAVVFALKIWRHYLYGISCKIFTDHKSLKYIFTQRDLNLRQRRWLELIKDYDLEIQYQEGKANKVADALSRKSNHALWILPEQLCKDFQRLNLEVKMSGQVEEEMKLYYMSATLTLFEEIKQAQVEDDWIKNIKEKMRFRNGNGIQSLWISWEDCLELSLEMIKCGSL; translated from the exons ATGGAGcgaatggctgagttcatgatggctcagcaagttCAGAACCAGAATCAGGGACAGCCACGGGTCGATATCGCTAAGTCTATAGCAAACCGGCAACCGCCATACTACGCCGGGGAAAAAGACCCGGTGATCTTAGAAGAGTGGATTCGGACGTTTGACAAGTTACTTAACGCAGTGAATTGTCCTACGAATCAGCGAGTGCCTTCTGCAGTGTACTACTTGACGAAAGCTgctgacaactggtggtcaacagttGGACCTGATCTACTACAAGACCCAGGGTTTggctgggaagaattcaaggtaGAATTGCGAGGGCAATTTTATACCGAGCGTATAAAAGGAATCAAATGCGAGGAGTTCCTTCGATTGAGACAAAAGGGAGCAACAATTCAAGAGTACCATGATCAATATGTGGAACTAATGCGTTTTGCTCAGGAAATTGTACCTGACGAGGCAAGCAAGGCAAGAAGGTTTGTTCGGGGATTGGATTGGAGCATAAGAGGAATGATCGCGCCGTTTATGTGCTCTACTTTGAAAGAAGCATATGATAGAGCCTCGGATCATTATCAGGTGTATCTGGATCAGCAGGAGGTTTACGGCCGAAGCAAAAGAAAAGCTAATAATAAACCACAGAGGTTCTCGGCAGTAAACAAGAAAGTGAACCTAGGAAGCTTTACTCCAACAACTGGAATGAGAAGGGAAGGAACCAATTGGGGAAATCGTTCTGCTTGTCGATGGTGTGGGAGGAATCATCCCGGGGAGAATTGTCGAGGGATGAAGGTTAAATGTTACATCTGTGGTCGTTTGGGGCACAAATCTTTTGAGTGTCAAGGTCGAGTAGACAGCCCGCAGAAACCTCTGCAGCATGAGAACCAAGAGAGGAGATTCAACGGGAATAATGGTCAAAGGCCTGCTGGGACAGAAATGAGGCGAACTAATTTCCAACCAGCAAATCTGGGAAGACCTATGAACACCACACCGAGTTCTAATCATAAAGGAAAACAAGTGATCGGAGAGAGCAGTACCGGGAATCAAGGCAGGATCTACGTCGTCAACAGCGCTCAGGCTCAAGCTGgcgacgccgtaactggtacatttttcataaattcAGTACTCGGATTAGTACTATTTGACACAGGAGCTACCCACtcgtttatatcatctacatttgctgATAGATTGAATctaaggcctactattgagttagatctaaatgtcaaaactgcCTCAGGAATAGTAGTAACCTGTAGATATGGTTACGAGAACATTACTATAGAAATAGCCGGAGTTAATTGTCCTGGAAACCTCGTTCGTTTCGAACTAGAGGGCATTAACGTAGtgctcgggatggattggttaaATAAGTACAAAGCACAGATCGTGTGCGATGAGCGAAAAGTCGTCCTGCGAGGACCGAAAGGAAAGAGAATAATCTATCGAGGAATTGACAAGCAACCTGAGCCAAGGTTGTTGACAACACAGAGATTGAAGAAGTACGCGCACCAGGGATGTGAAGTATATCTCTGCTTAGTGCAAGGTATCGAAGGAGAAGAACTGGAGATCGACCGAATTCCGATCGTACGCGAATTTCCTGATGTATTCCCTGACGATCTTACGGAGATGCCACCAGAAagagaagtggaattcaccattgatTTGATACCAGGAACCTCATCAATCTCGAAAGCGCCTTACCGAATGGCACCTAAGGAAATGGAGGAACTGAAG aagaaggatgggagtctgaGGCTGTGCATTGATTATAGGGAACTTAATCGAGTCACaataaagaacaagtacccgttaCCTAGGATCGATGACTTGTTCGACCAGCTGAAAGGAGCGGGCGtattttcaaagattgatttacggtcggggtatcaccaagtgcgagttgCAAAAGAGGATGTGCCTAAGACGGCGTTTCGAACAAGATATGGGCACTATGAATTTACGGTCATGCCATTTGGAGTGACTAATGCCCCAGGAACATTCATGGATTTGATGAATCGAATTTTCCTCCCGTATCTGGATAAATTCGTTGTCGCTTTTATAGATGATATCCTAGTCTATTCAAAGACACCGGAGGACCATGAGAAACATCTTCGGATAGTGTTGCAGACATTAAgagaaaagaaactttttgcgaaattgtcaaagtgcgaattttggaagaGAGAAGTCTCTTTTCTTGGTCACATAATCACTGAGGAAGGGATAGCGGTAGACCCGGCCAAAATACGGGCAGTAATTGAATGGGAAGCTCCCAAATCAATTACAGAAATTcgcagtttcttaggtttaGCGGGTTATTATCGAAGATTCGTTCAAGATTTTTCCAAGATAGCTAGACCGCTAACAAACCTGCTCAAAAAGACGACCAAGTATAATTGGAGCGAAGAATGTGAAcaggcattccaagaacttAAGAAAAGGTTAACAACTGCTCCAGTGTTGACCTTACCGGTTGGGACAGAAGGATATGAGTTGTACACTGATGCATCTCATAAAGGACTTGGATGCGTCTTaatgcaaaatggaagggtaatagcttatgctTCTCGTCAATTAAAATCTCATGAAGTTAATTACCCGACACATGATTTAGAATTAGCAGCTGTAGTGtttgctctcaaaatttggcgacactatctcTATGGGATCTCATGTAAAATTTTCACGGACCACAAGAGTTTGAAGTATATCTTCACTCAGAGAGACCTTAATCTAAGACAAAGAAGGTGGTTGGAGTTGATTaaagattatgacttggaaattcaataccaagagggtaaaGCAAACAAGGTGGCTGATGCTTTAAGTCGAAAATCAAACCACgctctttggatattacccgaACAACTATGTAAGGATTTTCAAAGACTCAATCTGGAGGTAAAAATGAGTGGACAGgtggaagaagaaatgaaattatattatatgtctgCTACTCTAACCTTATTTGAAGAAATTAAGCAAGCACAAGTAGAGGATGATTGGATAAAGAACATCAAGGAAAAGATG AGATTCCGCAATGGAAATGGGattcaatctctatggatttcgtgggaggattgcctagaactAAGTCTGGAAATGATCAAGTGTGGGTCATTGTAG